One Phycisphaera mikurensis NBRC 102666 DNA window includes the following coding sequences:
- a CDS encoding ROK family protein — protein sequence MRLGLDVGGTKCAAVVGTAEGEVIERVQWPSAADRGPDSMIDRLVRAARGFMDRHAGVASVGVSIGGPLDAEAGVIHAPPNLPGWDAIPLRARLTDALGLPVRVMHDAAACALAEARWGVGRGLDQPVTLAFLTCGTGMGAGLVLRGEAWVGAGGRSPELGHVRLTDGPDDPEAFGKRGCVEAWCAGAGLPGVAAAAAPARWGPGGTQPAPAGPALSALAAAGDADALATLALHARMTGRTAAILGDLLVPGAIVLGSLAPRLGERWIGQVRAAFAAEVLPAVADRCRVVPAALGDRLQDLAALAAAG from the coding sequence GTGAGGCTCGGGCTCGACGTGGGCGGGACGAAGTGCGCCGCGGTGGTGGGCACCGCCGAGGGTGAGGTGATCGAGCGGGTCCAGTGGCCCTCCGCCGCGGACCGTGGCCCCGATTCGATGATCGACCGCTTGGTCCGCGCCGCCCGCGGGTTCATGGATCGGCACGCGGGCGTGGCGTCGGTCGGCGTCTCCATCGGCGGGCCGCTCGACGCCGAGGCCGGCGTCATCCACGCCCCGCCGAATCTGCCGGGCTGGGACGCGATCCCGCTGCGTGCCCGGCTGACCGACGCGCTGGGCCTTCCCGTTCGCGTCATGCACGACGCCGCGGCCTGTGCCCTGGCCGAGGCGCGGTGGGGCGTCGGCCGCGGCCTCGACCAGCCGGTCACGCTGGCCTTCCTGACCTGCGGCACCGGCATGGGGGCGGGGCTCGTGCTCCGCGGCGAGGCCTGGGTGGGGGCCGGGGGCCGCTCGCCGGAGCTGGGCCACGTGCGGCTTACGGACGGCCCCGACGACCCCGAAGCCTTCGGCAAGCGCGGCTGCGTGGAGGCCTGGTGCGCGGGGGCCGGGCTGCCCGGCGTCGCCGCGGCCGCGGCGCCCGCCCGCTGGGGGCCGGGCGGGACGCAGCCCGCCCCGGCGGGCCCGGCGCTCTCCGCCCTCGCCGCGGCGGGCGATGCCGACGCCCTCGCCACGCTCGCCCTGCACGCCCGCATGACCGGCCGGACCGCCGCGATCCTCGGCGACCTGCTCGTGCCCGGGGCGATAGTGCTCGGCAGCCTCGCCCCCCGGCTGGGCGAGCGGTGGATCGGACAGGTCCGCGCAGCCTTCGCCGCCGAGGTGCTGCCCGCCGTCGCCGACCGCTGCCGCGTCGTTCCCGCCGCCCTCGGCGACCGCCTGCAGGACCTCGCCGCCCTCGCGGCGGCGGGGTGA
- a CDS encoding D-sedoheptulose-7-phosphate isomerase codes for MAAPDEARIRDELRASCPGWAGGEAALSGVVGVLEAMAHAGGTLYTCGNGGSAADAGHIAGELVKSFRAERPLRVEEKQAFAEAFGEAGADMAGRLEQGVRAVSLACPAAVTTATANDCGADLVFAQQVWALARPGDVVLGLSTSGNSANVVQALRAARIRGAGTIGFTGSADSALGGLCDVLVRAPSAETFRAQEYHLAFYHAACAMLERRLFPPLAAGAGA; via the coding sequence ATGGCCGCTCCCGATGAAGCCCGGATCCGCGACGAGCTCCGCGCCTCCTGCCCCGGCTGGGCGGGGGGCGAGGCGGCGCTGTCCGGGGTCGTCGGGGTGCTGGAGGCGATGGCCCACGCCGGCGGCACGCTTTACACCTGCGGCAACGGCGGGAGCGCCGCCGACGCGGGCCACATCGCCGGCGAGCTGGTGAAGAGCTTCCGGGCGGAGCGGCCGCTGCGGGTCGAGGAGAAGCAAGCCTTCGCCGAAGCCTTCGGCGAAGCGGGCGCCGACATGGCGGGGCGGCTTGAGCAGGGCGTGCGGGCGGTGAGCCTCGCGTGCCCGGCGGCGGTCACGACCGCGACCGCGAACGACTGCGGGGCCGACCTCGTGTTCGCCCAGCAGGTGTGGGCGCTGGCCCGGCCCGGCGACGTGGTGCTGGGCCTGAGCACGTCGGGCAACTCGGCCAACGTGGTGCAGGCGCTGCGGGCGGCGAGGATCCGCGGGGCGGGCACGATCGGCTTCACCGGCTCGGCCGACAGCGCACTAGGCGGCCTCTGCGACGTCCTCGTCCGGGCGCCGTCCGCCGAAACCTTCCGCGCCCAGGAGTACCACCTCGCGTTCTACCACGCGGCGTGCGCGATGCTGGAGCGGCGTCTCTTCCCGCCGCTCGCCGCGGGAGCGGGGGCGTGA
- a CDS encoding alpha/beta hydrolase: MRHACSILLLATACTLQSGCLAGFVADRLIAPTNGGDLAGVVPLEGPGIFNGGGSLAVGPPESPATIVYWVMEPGPFAAEAVPVGEPRTDLDDVPAAADRGQGQRWVVVRASHPQLDHDLVLRRPVADAGPQPLGARGAAATVFLLQGWGSRQRTLPYLWHVAGWLADAGCRVILPDLRAQGDSSGAHLTFGMHERHDLAALATHLRAAGLLEGPLGVVGHSYGGATAIQWAATDPRVARILALSPYADGETTGDTVRNLLREKSGVLALLLRPLLTDAFFERVGVRIGEKIGSGPDDGSPIASLRQIDTPLLLVHGSDDRNVPVRNASRLRDARPAGTTFWRIDGAAHYDYLFTHQRGLHERLDAWVAALRSADRGPEAPP, from the coding sequence GTGCGGCACGCCTGCTCGATCCTGCTGCTGGCGACGGCGTGCACCCTCCAGAGCGGATGCCTGGCGGGGTTTGTGGCGGATCGGCTGATCGCGCCGACGAACGGGGGCGACCTGGCGGGCGTGGTGCCGCTGGAGGGCCCGGGGATCTTCAACGGGGGCGGCTCGCTGGCGGTGGGCCCGCCGGAGTCGCCGGCGACGATCGTGTACTGGGTGATGGAGCCGGGGCCTTTCGCGGCCGAGGCGGTGCCGGTGGGCGAGCCGCGGACCGACCTCGACGACGTGCCCGCCGCGGCGGACCGAGGGCAGGGGCAGCGGTGGGTGGTCGTGCGGGCGAGCCACCCGCAGCTCGATCACGACCTCGTGCTGCGGCGGCCGGTGGCCGACGCGGGGCCGCAGCCGCTGGGCGCCCGCGGCGCGGCGGCGACGGTCTTCCTGCTGCAGGGCTGGGGCTCGCGCCAGCGAACCCTCCCGTACCTGTGGCACGTGGCGGGCTGGCTGGCCGACGCCGGGTGCCGGGTGATCCTGCCGGACCTCCGGGCGCAGGGCGATTCCTCCGGCGCCCACCTCACCTTCGGGATGCACGAGCGGCACGATCTTGCGGCGCTCGCGACGCACCTGCGGGCGGCCGGGCTCCTGGAGGGGCCGCTGGGCGTGGTCGGCCACTCCTACGGCGGCGCCACGGCGATCCAGTGGGCGGCCACCGACCCGCGGGTCGCCCGGATCCTCGCGCTGAGCCCCTACGCCGACGGGGAAACGACCGGTGACACGGTGCGCAACCTGCTGCGGGAGAAGTCCGGCGTGCTCGCTCTTCTGCTGCGCCCGCTGCTGACCGACGCCTTCTTCGAGCGCGTCGGCGTCCGCATCGGCGAGAAGATCGGCAGCGGGCCCGACGACGGCAGCCCGATCGCGAGCCTCCGGCAGATCGACACCCCGCTGCTGCTCGTGCACGGGAGCGACGACCGCAACGTGCCCGTTCGCAACGCGTCGCGGCTGCGGGACGCGCGGCCGGCCGGCACCACCTTCTGGCGGATCGACGGGGCCGCTCACTACGACTACCTCTTCACGCACCAGCGCGGCTTGCACGAGCGGCTCGACGCGTGGGTCGCCGCGCTCCGCTCCGCGGACCGCGGCCCGGAAGCGCCGCCGTGA
- a CDS encoding sodium-dependent transporter yields MPEPPAAAEPAPAPPPAAGAGGDHWGTRVGVILAVVGSAVGLGNFLRFPGLAAKYEGGAFMVPYFVALLVLGIPLAWAEWALGRRGGRKGFHSTPGIYWALSQKRGMAYLGTLGTIVPVIIFMYYVLIEAWCLSYAWFFLTGTMAELGERAAAGAAAGEVDASPFVGLFTDWAGLDANGAAFAKPGLLLAVLLCFALNFGLIARGVSRGIERFCLLAMPALILCAFVVLLRVLTLPGIAEGLGQMWNPPADAAGWRQQLLDPTMWVEATGQIFFSLSIGFGLIIVYSSYVKRNEDIALSGVSAAAGNELCEVCLGGLITIPAAALFLSATALTAAAASTFNLGFMTLPLVFDAMPGGRLFGFLFFFLLFLAAATSSLSMLQGALALFEEGLGLTRAKAVGLLAAVAAAGTLLVLVFSEDAKALDTLDTWVGTLFIYVLAFTQTILFGWVLGPERGMAELDRGAAMRVPRLLGFVVRWVCPIYLGVLFVAFLYDQLVTRDGGMFAAVFSDPVVAASVGFMGLVIFGTLMAIRMAVPRWQRMSEDQQAEEDESTWISGATS; encoded by the coding sequence ATGCCCGAACCACCCGCAGCCGCCGAGCCCGCCCCGGCCCCACCGCCCGCCGCCGGCGCCGGCGGCGACCACTGGGGCACCCGCGTCGGGGTGATCCTCGCGGTGGTGGGTTCGGCCGTCGGCCTCGGCAACTTCCTCCGCTTCCCCGGCCTCGCCGCGAAGTACGAGGGCGGGGCATTCATGGTCCCGTACTTCGTGGCGCTGCTGGTGCTGGGCATCCCGCTGGCCTGGGCCGAGTGGGCGCTGGGCCGACGCGGCGGCCGCAAAGGCTTCCACTCGACGCCGGGCATCTACTGGGCGCTCTCGCAGAAGCGGGGGATGGCGTACCTGGGCACGCTGGGCACGATCGTGCCGGTCATCATCTTCATGTACTACGTGTTGATCGAGGCCTGGTGCCTCAGCTACGCGTGGTTCTTCCTGACGGGGACGATGGCCGAGCTCGGCGAGCGGGCGGCGGCGGGTGCCGCGGCCGGCGAGGTCGACGCTTCGCCCTTCGTCGGGCTCTTCACGGACTGGGCCGGGCTCGACGCCAACGGCGCCGCCTTCGCCAAGCCGGGGCTGCTGCTGGCCGTGCTGCTGTGCTTCGCGCTGAACTTCGGCCTCATCGCCCGGGGCGTGAGCCGGGGCATCGAGAGGTTCTGCCTGCTCGCGATGCCGGCCCTGATCCTGTGCGCCTTCGTCGTGCTGCTCCGCGTGCTGACGCTGCCGGGCATCGCCGAGGGGCTCGGACAGATGTGGAACCCGCCGGCCGACGCCGCGGGCTGGCGGCAGCAGCTGCTCGACCCGACGATGTGGGTGGAGGCGACCGGCCAGATCTTCTTCTCGCTCTCGATCGGCTTCGGGCTGATCATCGTCTACTCCAGCTACGTGAAGCGCAACGAGGACATCGCACTCTCGGGCGTCTCCGCCGCGGCCGGCAACGAGCTGTGCGAGGTGTGCCTCGGCGGGCTGATCACCATCCCCGCCGCGGCGCTGTTCCTCTCGGCCACGGCGCTCACCGCCGCGGCGGCGAGCACCTTCAACCTGGGCTTCATGACGCTCCCGCTGGTCTTCGACGCGATGCCCGGCGGCCGCCTCTTCGGCTTCCTGTTCTTCTTCCTGCTCTTCCTTGCGGCGGCGACCAGCTCGCTGTCGATGCTGCAGGGGGCGCTCGCGCTCTTCGAGGAGGGGCTGGGCCTGACGCGCGCGAAAGCAGTCGGCCTGCTGGCCGCGGTCGCGGCCGCCGGCACGCTGCTGGTGCTGGTCTTCAGCGAAGACGCCAAGGCGCTCGACACGCTGGACACCTGGGTGGGCACGCTGTTCATCTACGTGCTCGCCTTCACGCAGACGATCCTCTTCGGCTGGGTGCTCGGCCCCGAGCGGGGCATGGCCGAGCTCGACCGGGGGGCCGCCATGCGGGTGCCGCGGCTGCTTGGCTTCGTCGTCCGCTGGGTGTGCCCGATCTACCTGGGCGTGCTGTTCGTGGCGTTCCTCTACGACCAGCTCGTCACGCGAGACGGCGGCATGTTCGCCGCCGTGTTCAGCGATCCCGTCGTCGCCGCCTCGGTCGGCTTCATGGGCTTGGTGATCTTCGGCACGCTGATGGCGATCCGCATGGCGGTGCCCCGGTGGCAGCGGATGTCCGAGGACCAGCAAGCCGAAGAGGACGAGTCGACCTGGATAAGCGGAGCAACGTCATGA
- a CDS encoding YqaA family protein: MEAPLAPAAPHAVTVPAWALHRRLYDWTLNLANTKHATSSLAAISFAESSFFPIPPDALLAPLCMGNRSKAWWFGFVCTAASIAGALLGYLIGWGFWEATSGFFFNYIPGFSEEKFATVEAWYARYGAWILFAAAFTPIPFKIFTIGGGALSQALLPFLLAATVGRAARFFLVAALFRWAGDRAQPFIDKWFNLLCVLAVALLIGGFAALKLLH, translated from the coding sequence ATGGAAGCTCCTCTCGCCCCCGCCGCCCCGCACGCCGTCACCGTTCCCGCGTGGGCGCTGCACCGACGCCTCTACGACTGGACGCTGAACCTCGCGAACACGAAACACGCGACGTCGTCGCTGGCGGCGATCTCCTTCGCCGAATCGAGCTTCTTCCCGATCCCGCCCGACGCCCTGCTCGCGCCCCTTTGCATGGGCAACCGCAGCAAAGCGTGGTGGTTCGGCTTCGTCTGCACCGCGGCGTCCATCGCCGGGGCGCTGCTCGGCTACCTCATCGGCTGGGGCTTCTGGGAGGCCACCTCCGGCTTCTTCTTCAACTACATCCCCGGCTTCAGCGAGGAGAAGTTCGCGACCGTGGAGGCCTGGTACGCCCGGTATGGCGCTTGGATCCTCTTCGCCGCGGCCTTCACGCCGATCCCCTTCAAGATCTTCACGATCGGCGGCGGCGCGCTCTCGCAGGCGTTGCTGCCCTTCCTGCTCGCGGCCACGGTCGGCCGCGCGGCGCGATTCTTCCTCGTCGCCGCGCTCTTCCGCTGGGCCGGCGACCGCGCTCAGCCCTTCATCGACAAGTGGTTCAACCTGCTGTGCGTGCTGGCGGTGGCGCTGCTGATCGGCGGCTTCGCGGCGCTCAAGCTTCTGCACTGA
- a CDS encoding MFS transporter has protein sequence MDLSPLRRQYFFTYMVMGSIAPFISVWLREQGLSKPQVGSVMTLTGAAVLVTPVITTAFADAAIATRRIVGGCFALAILALAGLSVAGAAGAPVVLIGVLYGLYALTQAPLPPLQDGLFFRTAGAGAGPGSRYHRTRVFGTVGFIGPSLVLFFWLRETGRTDAALHVGAVAAGLGLLNAFTLPSDRAPAAGAAGAAPAEPAEKPKRRGASLPTVAAARAVARDPVMLAYWAAMWLLAAVSGSYYSFYPLYLTEAVGIGREWVGLISNLGVLVELGFMLAFGRLVGRFGLQAVVLAGVAAVLVRMVLLAAFPTPAVAVGTQAFHGLMVLLLFVTPPVFLNARAQESFRSSIQGLFAMLVFGTGRMTGTFTSGWISEGFGLPAVYAAASAAALLAGVVLLLTPLGGRVEPAAS, from the coding sequence TTGGATCTCTCCCCGCTCCGCCGCCAGTACTTCTTCACCTACATGGTGATGGGCTCGATCGCGCCCTTCATCTCCGTCTGGCTGCGGGAGCAGGGGCTCTCCAAGCCGCAGGTGGGCTCGGTGATGACGCTCACGGGCGCGGCGGTGCTGGTGACGCCGGTGATCACGACGGCGTTCGCCGACGCGGCGATCGCGACGCGGCGGATCGTCGGCGGGTGCTTCGCGCTGGCGATCCTCGCGCTGGCCGGGCTCTCCGTCGCCGGCGCGGCCGGGGCGCCGGTGGTCCTGATCGGCGTGCTGTACGGGCTCTACGCGCTCACGCAGGCGCCGCTGCCGCCGCTGCAGGACGGGCTCTTCTTCCGGACGGCGGGGGCGGGCGCCGGCCCGGGGTCGCGCTACCACCGCACGCGGGTGTTCGGCACGGTCGGCTTCATCGGGCCCTCGCTGGTGCTCTTCTTCTGGCTGCGGGAAACCGGGCGGACCGACGCGGCGCTGCACGTGGGCGCCGTCGCGGCGGGCCTGGGCCTGCTCAACGCCTTCACGCTGCCCAGCGACCGGGCACCCGCGGCCGGCGCGGCCGGCGCGGCCCCCGCGGAGCCGGCCGAGAAGCCGAAGCGGCGCGGTGCCTCGCTGCCGACCGTCGCCGCGGCGAGGGCCGTCGCCCGCGACCCGGTGATGCTCGCCTACTGGGCGGCGATGTGGCTGCTCGCGGCGGTGTCGGGCTCGTACTACAGCTTCTACCCGCTGTACCTCACCGAGGCGGTCGGCATCGGCCGGGAGTGGGTGGGCCTCATCTCCAACCTCGGCGTGCTCGTCGAGCTCGGCTTCATGCTCGCCTTCGGCAGGCTGGTCGGCCGCTTCGGGCTCCAGGCGGTGGTGCTCGCCGGCGTCGCCGCCGTCCTCGTGCGGATGGTCCTGCTCGCCGCCTTCCCCACGCCCGCGGTCGCCGTCGGCACGCAGGCCTTCCACGGCCTGATGGTGCTGCTGCTGTTCGTGACGCCGCCGGTGTTCCTGAACGCCCGGGCGCAGGAAAGCTTCCGCAGCTCGATCCAGGGCCTCTTCGCGATGCTGGTCTTCGGCACCGGCCGCATGACCGGCACCTTCACCAGCGGCTGGATCTCCGAGGGCTTCGGCCTCCCCGCGGTGTACGCGGCGGCCTCGGCGGCCGCCCTGCTGGCCGGCGTCGTCCTGCTGCTGACGCCGCTGGGCGGGCGGGTGGAACCGGCGGCCTCGTGA
- a CDS encoding GspE/PulE/PilB domain-containing protein → MNGHVLRIGELLVQQGRLTRDQAEEVARRQEEGPVPFGLLAERMFGVSVDGIEEAWVEQYHRATGTLTLRGVEPEPAALAMLHRRQASQFRMVPLRFEASGELLIAACRTRLARAVTFAAHRIAGPTHFRVAASGAIDAFLERHYAPERALRAAG, encoded by the coding sequence ATGAACGGACACGTGCTGCGGATCGGAGAGCTGCTGGTGCAGCAGGGCCGCCTGACCCGGGATCAGGCCGAGGAGGTCGCCCGGCGGCAAGAGGAGGGCCCGGTGCCCTTCGGGCTGCTGGCCGAGCGGATGTTCGGCGTCAGCGTCGACGGGATCGAGGAGGCCTGGGTGGAGCAGTACCACCGCGCCACGGGCACGCTGACGCTGCGGGGCGTCGAGCCCGAGCCCGCGGCGCTGGCGATGCTGCACCGCCGGCAGGCGTCGCAGTTCCGCATGGTGCCGCTCCGCTTCGAGGCGTCCGGGGAGCTTCTGATCGCCGCGTGCCGCACGCGGCTGGCCCGGGCCGTCACCTTCGCCGCCCACCGCATCGCCGGCCCCACGCACTTCCGCGTCGCCGCCTCGGGCGCGATCGACGCGTTCCTCGAGCGGCACTACGCGCCCGAGCGTGCGCTCCGAGCCGCCGGGTGA
- a CDS encoding SH3 domain-containing protein has protein sequence MKPTRPSPRSFRPLRPASARLVLAAGVALAAVAGAPAPAVVAQPAEANLPDPPFAGVISVDRVEVRSGAGESYYPVAVLEEGDRVTVVEDFYNWHRIEAPEGLHAFVSRRDLDRRGDGSVGVSNAEAARVTIKGIDRGWDESFRTIKTLAYGERVQIVAAAGDAAYEILAPAGSLVFLPPGTVKPLAQLASTPAPAPMPAPAPVVAEDPTGEMVPLGDAGAEAPAPAPEAADVAALREGLEADAAARATLAAANAEAAAPVTLPPLVLGDGEAASGDPVTPGPSGAAGPAAGSAATPSEAVAAVEEAQLERFTLPLEQQPLAEMEEAYASLLGSGGLRPFEIRLVESRLRAIERNRQLMAAVEQIQQRKEGLAVVEPTVVEPEPDEPYAALGILRTSSVFAGEEGGVALPKMYRVVDPASERTIAYLRLARGLDATPLLGRVVGVRGNREIDPTLGTPLVVVQRIDALDATAD, from the coding sequence ATGAAGCCCACCCGCCCCTCGCCACGCTCGTTCCGTCCGCTCCGCCCGGCGTCCGCCCGCCTCGTGCTCGCCGCCGGGGTCGCGCTCGCGGCCGTGGCCGGAGCTCCCGCGCCGGCCGTCGTCGCGCAGCCCGCCGAGGCGAACCTGCCCGATCCGCCCTTCGCGGGCGTCATCTCCGTGGACCGGGTGGAGGTCCGCAGCGGGGCCGGCGAGTCCTACTACCCCGTCGCCGTGCTCGAGGAGGGCGACCGGGTGACCGTCGTGGAGGACTTCTACAACTGGCACCGCATCGAGGCCCCCGAGGGCCTGCACGCCTTCGTGTCGCGGCGCGACCTCGACCGGCGCGGCGACGGCAGCGTCGGGGTCTCCAACGCCGAGGCGGCGCGGGTCACGATCAAGGGCATCGACCGCGGCTGGGACGAGAGCTTCCGCACGATCAAGACGCTGGCGTACGGCGAGCGCGTGCAGATCGTGGCGGCGGCCGGCGACGCGGCCTACGAGATCCTCGCCCCCGCCGGGTCGCTGGTCTTCCTGCCGCCGGGCACGGTGAAGCCGCTGGCGCAGCTGGCCTCGACGCCCGCCCCCGCGCCGATGCCCGCGCCCGCGCCGGTCGTCGCCGAGGATCCCACCGGGGAGATGGTCCCGCTGGGCGACGCGGGCGCGGAGGCCCCGGCGCCCGCGCCCGAGGCCGCCGACGTCGCCGCGCTCCGGGAGGGCCTCGAAGCCGACGCCGCCGCGAGGGCGACGCTCGCCGCGGCGAACGCGGAGGCCGCGGCGCCGGTGACGCTCCCGCCGCTGGTCCTCGGCGACGGCGAGGCCGCCTCCGGCGACCCGGTTACGCCCGGACCCTCCGGCGCCGCCGGGCCGGCGGCCGGCTCCGCGGCGACGCCTTCCGAGGCGGTGGCCGCGGTGGAGGAGGCCCAGCTGGAGCGTTTCACGCTCCCCCTGGAGCAGCAGCCGCTCGCCGAGATGGAGGAGGCGTACGCCTCGCTGCTCGGCAGCGGCGGGCTCCGCCCCTTCGAGATCCGCCTGGTGGAGAGCCGCCTCCGCGCCATCGAGCGGAACCGCCAGCTGATGGCCGCCGTCGAGCAGATCCAGCAGCGCAAGGAGGGTCTCGCGGTCGTCGAGCCCACGGTCGTGGAGCCCGAGCCGGACGAGCCCTACGCGGCGCTGGGCATCCTCCGCACCTCCAGCGTCTTCGCCGGCGAGGAGGGCGGCGTCGCCCTCCCCAAGATGTACCGCGTCGTCGATCCCGCGAGCGAGCGGACGATCGCCTACCTCCGCCTCGCCCGCGGCCTCGACGCCACGCCGCTGCTCGGCCGCGTCGTCGGCGTCCGCGGCAACCGCGAGATCGACCCCACGCTGGGCACCCCGCTGGTCGTCGTGCAGCGGATCGACGCCCTCGACGCCACGGCGGATTGA
- a CDS encoding HAD-IIB family hydrolase, translated as MLAVDLDGTLLQRDGRVRPDDLAALRRAAASGVAVVVATARPPRAVPPELRVFGPPVVHYNGALILGPGGMAQPPLLHRPIGAGTAAEVARLARRLAPGCSLDAEVLDAWHTDRVNAALTTATSAVSTPDRVAPLAELFDRPITKLMVLDEPASVDRLIAALRGAASLTGRARVVVSDAHLLQVVHPRVDKAAAVAWVAGRLGLGPADIDAVGDAPNDADMLRGAARSVCVGDGWEEARAAADEVGPPLAEGPVGWAVRRWYG; from the coding sequence CTGCTCGCCGTCGACCTCGACGGCACGCTGCTGCAGCGGGACGGCCGCGTGCGGCCCGACGACCTCGCCGCGCTCCGCCGGGCCGCCGCGTCCGGCGTCGCGGTGGTCGTCGCGACCGCCCGGCCGCCGCGGGCCGTGCCGCCGGAGCTTCGCGTCTTCGGCCCGCCGGTGGTCCACTACAACGGCGCGCTGATCCTCGGCCCCGGCGGCATGGCCCAGCCGCCGCTGCTGCACCGCCCGATCGGTGCCGGCACCGCCGCCGAGGTCGCCCGCCTCGCCCGCCGCCTCGCGCCGGGCTGCTCGCTCGATGCCGAGGTGCTCGACGCCTGGCACACCGACCGGGTGAACGCGGCGCTCACGACCGCGACCTCGGCGGTGAGCACCCCCGACCGGGTCGCCCCGCTCGCGGAGCTGTTCGACCGGCCGATCACCAAGCTCATGGTCCTCGACGAGCCCGCCTCGGTCGACCGGCTGATCGCCGCCCTCCGCGGCGCGGCCTCCCTCACCGGCCGCGCCCGCGTCGTCGTGAGCGACGCCCACCTCCTGCAGGTGGTGCACCCCCGGGTCGACAAGGCGGCCGCCGTCGCCTGGGTCGCCGGACGCCTCGGCCTGGGTCCCGCCGACATCGACGCCGTCGGCGACGCCCCCAACGACGCCGACATGCTCCGCGGGGCCGCCCGGTCGGTCTGCGTCGGCGACGGCTGGGAAGAGGCCCGAGCCGCCGCCGACGAGGTGGGCCCGCCCCTCGCAGAGGGCCCGGTGGGGTGGGCCGTCCGGCGCTGGTACGGGTGA
- the argC gene encoding N-acetyl-gamma-glutamyl-phosphate reductase yields MDTLRCAIVGPTGFTGLHVARLIAGHPRARLTYLASHRDDLPDLTEEFPRLTGLIDPDVAQCRPVDPGRIADAADVVFLGLPHRAAMAYAPALLDAGLRVVDLSADYRLGDAALYEKTYATPHTDPLNLGHAVYGLPELFRGDLPGARLVATPGCYPTAATLALAPLLSHAVIRPGRVLLHGATGVSGAGRKASDATAFTQVAGAYGPYGVPGGHRHQPEMARVLSRVSGRPASEVTPLFVANLLPTADGIGMTAFADPVDDEVTQDDLIDVLRDAYDAEPFVRVRGADAAMPNVREVVGTNFVDLTARLVRAGDDGPAAVWVFAAIDNLVKGASGQAVQNMNAVFGMEETLGLL; encoded by the coding sequence ATGGACACCCTCCGCTGCGCCATCGTCGGCCCCACCGGCTTCACCGGGCTCCACGTCGCGCGGCTGATCGCCGGCCACCCGCGGGCCCGGCTGACCTACCTCGCCTCGCACCGCGACGACCTGCCCGACCTCACCGAGGAGTTCCCGCGGCTCACCGGGCTCATCGATCCGGACGTGGCGCAGTGCCGCCCGGTCGACCCCGGCCGCATCGCCGATGCCGCCGACGTCGTCTTCCTGGGCCTGCCGCACAGAGCGGCGATGGCCTACGCGCCGGCCCTGCTCGATGCCGGCCTGCGCGTCGTCGACCTCTCCGCCGACTACCGGCTCGGCGACGCGGCGCTCTACGAGAAGACCTACGCGACCCCGCACACCGACCCCTTGAACCTCGGCCACGCGGTGTACGGCCTGCCCGAGCTGTTCCGCGGCGACCTGCCCGGGGCCCGCCTCGTGGCCACGCCCGGCTGCTACCCCACGGCCGCCACGCTCGCGCTGGCCCCGCTGCTCTCGCACGCGGTGATCCGCCCCGGCCGCGTCCTGCTCCACGGCGCCACCGGCGTCTCGGGCGCCGGCCGCAAGGCCAGCGACGCCACCGCCTTCACGCAGGTCGCCGGCGCCTACGGCCCCTACGGCGTGCCCGGCGGCCACCGCCACCAGCCCGAGATGGCGAGGGTGCTCTCCCGCGTGAGCGGCCGGCCGGCGTCGGAGGTGACGCCGCTGTTCGTCGCGAACCTGCTGCCCACCGCCGACGGCATCGGCATGACCGCCTTCGCCGATCCGGTGGACGACGAGGTGACGCAGGACGACCTCATCGACGTGCTCCGCGACGCGTACGACGCCGAGCCCTTCGTGCGCGTGCGGGGGGCCGACGCGGCGATGCCCAACGTCCGCGAGGTGGTCGGCACCAACTTCGTCGACCTCACCGCCCGCCTCGTCCGCGCCGGCGACGACGGCCCGGCGGCGGTGTGGGTCTTCGCCGCCATCGACAACCTCGTCAAGGGGGCGAGCGGCCAAGCGGTCCAGAACATGAACGCCGTCTTCGGGATGGAGGAGACGCTTGGGCTGCTCTGA